A region of the Bacillota bacterium genome:
GGCACCATGGCGCAGTTGGACAAGACGTTTCCCACCAACGACTGCTCCATGTGCATCATGTCTCCCAAGCTGGTGGAGTGCGGTCGCCACCTCAACATCGAAGTCATCTCCAACGCTGTCGTAGAGAAGCTGGAGGGAGAGGCGGGCGACTTCACCGCGACAGTCGTGACCAGGCCGCGCTACGTGGATCCGGAAAGGTGCACGGGGTGTGGGGTGTGCGCTCGGCATTGCCCGGTGGAAGCTGCGCGCGATGCTTTCAACGCGGGCCTTGCAAGACGAACCTCGATTTACATAGATTATCCGCAGGCCGTGCCTCTCGCCTACGTGATCGATCGCGACAGCTGCGTGAGTTGCGGCTTGTGCGAGAACATGTGCCTTGCCGGCGCCATTCGCTACGACGACGTGCTTCGTGAACGAAAGATCTCCGTGGGCGCTGTCGTGCTCGCGCCGGGGTCCCGGCCGTTCGACCCGGCGGTTCGCCCCGAGTATGGCTACGGCAGGTACCCGAACGTCGTCACCAGCACGGAGTTCGAGAGGATCCTGAGCGCCTCCGGACCCTACGAGGGGCGTGTGCTGCGTCCGTCGGACGGCGACATTCCCGAGAAGATAGCCTTCATACAGTGCGTGGGGTCGCGCGACCGCGCGCTGGGCTCGCGATACTGTTCCTCTGTGTGCTGCATGTACGCGACGAAGGAAGCCGTGATAGCCAAGGAGCACGCACCGGGCGTGCAGGCCACGATCTTCTACATGGACGTGAGGTCCTACGGAAAAGGGTTCGACGCGTACGTCGAACGCGCAAAGAGGGAGTACGGCGTGAGGTACGTCCGCGCGAGGGTGGCCGAAGTGACGGAGGTCCCCACGACCGGTGACCTGGTCGTGTCATTCGAGTCCGAAGACGGAAGGGCTGTGAAAGAGGAGTTCGATCTCGTCGTCCTGTCCGTGGGGCTCGAGCCTCCCGAGAGCGCTGGCCGGCTGGCAGAGGTCTTGGGGATCGAGCTTGACGGTGACGGCTTTGCGAGGACCGGCACGCTCGAGCCTCTGGCGACAACGCGGCCGGGCGTGTACGTGTGCGGCGCCATGCAAGGCCCCAAGGACATCCCGGAAACCGTGACACAGGCCAGCGGAGCCGCGGGCGCCGTGGGGGCGCTTCTCAGTGGCGCTCGAGGGACGCTCGTGCGGGAGAAGCGGTACCCGCCTGAAACGGATCTCCGCGGCGTGGGGCCACGCATCGGTGTGTTCGTGTGCCACTGCGGAATCAACATCGGTGGGGTCGTGGACGTGCCGGGGGTGGTCGAGTACGCCAAGACCCTCCCAAACGTCGTGTACGCAGAGCGCAACCTATACACCTGCTCTCAGGACACGCAGCAGAGGATTCAGCAGATCATCAAGGAGCACGCCCTAACGCGGGTCGTGGTGGCGTCGTGCACACCCCGCACTCACGAGCCGCTCTTCCGGGAGACGATTCGGGAGGCCGGACTCAATTACTACCTGTTCGCAATGGCGAACATCCGCGACCAGTGCTCCTGGGTCCACATGCATGAACCGGAGAAGGCTACGGACAAGGCGAAGGCGCTCGTGCGCGCGGCCGTGGCCAAGGCCGCGCTCCTGGAGCCACTGGAGCGCGTGCCGATTGAGGTGAGGAAGTCCGGCTTGGTCCTGGGCGGAGGGCTTGCCGGCATGATCGCCGCCCTAGACTTGGCGGAGCAAGGGTTCAAGGCGTATCTAATCGAGAGAGAGCCTGAGCTAGGCGGACATCTGCGCAGGATCCACTACACCCTCGGTGGCGACGACGTCCAGGCGTATCTGCGAAGGCTTGTGGCAAGGGTCGCATCGCATCCTCTCATCGAGGTCCACACGTCGTCGG
Encoded here:
- a CDS encoding FAD-dependent oxidoreductase, giving the protein MACEARGAGTKTVGAVLVIGGGIGGMQAALDLAGSGFFVYLVESSPAIGGTMAQLDKTFPTNDCSMCIMSPKLVECGRHLNIEVISNAVVEKLEGEAGDFTATVVTRPRYVDPERCTGCGVCARHCPVEAARDAFNAGLARRTSIYIDYPQAVPLAYVIDRDSCVSCGLCENMCLAGAIRYDDVLRERKISVGAVVLAPGSRPFDPAVRPEYGYGRYPNVVTSTEFERILSASGPYEGRVLRPSDGDIPEKIAFIQCVGSRDRALGSRYCSSVCCMYATKEAVIAKEHAPGVQATIFYMDVRSYGKGFDAYVERAKREYGVRYVRARVAEVTEVPTTGDLVVSFESEDGRAVKEEFDLVVLSVGLEPPESAGRLAEVLGIELDGDGFARTGTLEPLATTRPGVYVCGAMQGPKDIPETVTQASGAAGAVGALLSGARGTLVREKRYPPETDLRGVGPRIGVFVCHCGINIGGVVDVPGVVEYAKTLPNVVYAERNLYTCSQDTQQRIQQIIKEHALTRVVVASCTPRTHEPLFRETIREAGLNYYLFAMANIRDQCSWVHMHEPEKATDKAKALVRAAVAKAALLEPLERVPIEVRKSGLVLGGGLAGMIAALDLAEQGFKAYLIEREPELGGHLRRIHYTLGGDDVQAYLRRLVARVASHPLIEVHTSSELVEIEGYLGNFRSRVVDRSRGNGEAGVIREVDLEHGVVIVATGAQEKRPSGFLYGEHPAVVTQSELEARLASGRMPVSSRTGATGAARKCVVMVQCVGSREGERGYCSRVCCSEAVKNAIRLKDADPDVDVFILYRDVRTYGWREACFEEARRRGVVFVRYPEGQMPVVSRVDHDERVSNGGGGVDEGVEERQQGYAGHPGEGVCESSGRLLVEVTDTLLDERLAIPADLVVLSTGIAPDERNAKIAQMLKVPLDESGFFLEAHMKLRPVDFATEGVFLAGLAHAPKTIDETIAQAHAAAARACAVLASGTVTGEGMKAEVTKARCAGCGLCVEACQYKATEIDPKDNVARVNAALCKGCGVCAATCRCGAVTLKGFTEEELLAEVRALC